The following proteins are encoded in a genomic region of Fundidesulfovibrio putealis DSM 16056:
- a CDS encoding S8 family serine peptidase, with amino-acid sequence MAVLVNDPLFPQQWHLFNTGQSGGTPGIDLNIGNLWADYSGKGVVVAVVDQGLEYDHPDLAANINTAISFSSFSTQADGQPVTTADNHGMPVGGLIAEIGNNGLGGIGIASGATLASAYIDLRSGQDPAARDAGDFLDVLKMTVGNYDVVNNSWGLGGTFNAANNPSNTETAQALQNAVTLGRNGKGSVVVFAAGNDRTMGADSNSDFLTSSPYTISVAAIDHNGKVSAYSTPGAANLVSAPTNSYFLYTETIQSDPDEDGNVELSTVVRQQWYGGIVAADRLGVEGYNTAPSPAGDYAFDFGGTSAAAPEVSGVIALMLEANPNLGYRDVQDILALTARNTDNTASWTINGADNWNGGGMHVNRDVGYGLVDAHAAVRLSETWTSQSTAPNVLTVAGSATLNAAIPEGGLGLSSTITIANAVQVERAEVILDANHSLARDLVISLTSPSGTRSVLLTTPTSTEPGTQALNEPFPSQPYSMTSTQYLGESGTGNWTLSVQDVSGNGQSGTVNDWQLVLWGRDSSSTLPYVFTNEFGYYAGLDSSRTVLTDTSGKTVINASPVTSDAVINLNAGTTSTVAGASFTITPQTTVTALYTGDGNDLLLGSGTDNLLSSGRGNDILYAGFGNNTLDGGSGFNVAVIPTDLMDNTFVQTATSRLVVSSLGTNSLDNISMLMFRDTAIATSSLLFRDAASSSTAGIFGVSA; translated from the coding sequence ATGGCAGTACTGGTCAACGATCCGCTTTTCCCCCAACAGTGGCACCTGTTCAACACCGGCCAGTCCGGCGGCACGCCCGGCATCGACCTGAATATCGGGAATCTCTGGGCTGACTACTCCGGCAAAGGCGTGGTGGTCGCCGTCGTTGACCAGGGCCTGGAGTACGACCATCCGGATCTGGCCGCCAACATCAACACCGCCATCAGCTTCTCGTCGTTCTCGACCCAGGCCGACGGGCAGCCCGTGACCACCGCCGACAATCATGGCATGCCCGTGGGCGGGCTCATCGCGGAAATCGGCAACAACGGACTGGGTGGGATTGGCATTGCCTCGGGAGCCACGCTCGCTTCGGCGTACATTGACCTGCGCTCGGGGCAGGACCCCGCCGCCAGGGACGCGGGCGACTTCCTCGACGTCCTGAAGATGACCGTGGGAAACTATGACGTGGTCAACAACAGCTGGGGCCTGGGGGGAACCTTCAACGCCGCCAACAACCCCTCCAACACCGAAACCGCACAGGCCCTGCAAAACGCCGTGACCCTGGGCCGCAACGGCAAGGGGTCGGTTGTCGTCTTCGCGGCGGGCAACGACCGCACCATGGGCGCAGACAGCAACTCCGACTTCCTGACCAGCTCGCCCTACACCATTTCCGTGGCCGCCATCGACCACAACGGCAAGGTCAGCGCCTACAGCACGCCCGGAGCGGCCAACCTCGTGAGCGCTCCGACCAATTCGTATTTCCTCTACACCGAGACCATCCAGTCCGACCCGGACGAGGACGGGAACGTCGAACTCTCCACGGTGGTGCGCCAGCAGTGGTACGGCGGGATCGTGGCCGCCGACCGCCTGGGGGTGGAGGGGTACAACACGGCTCCCTCGCCCGCCGGAGATTACGCCTTCGACTTCGGCGGCACCTCCGCAGCCGCCCCGGAGGTTTCAGGCGTCATCGCGCTCATGCTGGAAGCCAATCCCAACCTGGGCTACCGCGATGTCCAGGACATCCTGGCCCTGACCGCCCGCAACACGGACAACACCGCCTCCTGGACCATCAACGGCGCGGACAACTGGAACGGCGGCGGCATGCACGTGAACCGGGACGTGGGCTACGGCCTGGTGGACGCCCACGCCGCCGTCAGGCTGTCCGAAACCTGGACCAGCCAGAGCACGGCGCCCAACGTGCTCACGGTCGCAGGCTCGGCGACCCTGAACGCGGCCATTCCCGAGGGCGGGCTTGGCTTAAGCTCCACCATCACCATCGCCAACGCCGTGCAGGTGGAGCGCGCCGAGGTCATCCTGGACGCAAACCACTCGTTGGCCAGGGACCTGGTGATCTCCCTGACCTCCCCCTCGGGGACCAGGAGCGTGCTGCTGACCACTCCGACATCCACCGAACCCGGAACGCAGGCGCTTAACGAACCGTTCCCCAGCCAGCCCTACTCCATGACCTCGACCCAGTATCTGGGCGAGAGCGGGACCGGAAACTGGACCCTCAGCGTGCAGGACGTCAGCGGCAACGGCCAGTCCGGAACAGTCAACGACTGGCAGCTCGTGCTGTGGGGCAGGGACTCCTCCTCCACGCTGCCGTATGTCTTCACCAACGAATTCGGGTATTACGCCGGGCTGGATTCCTCGCGCACGGTGCTCACGGACACTTCCGGCAAGACGGTCATCAACGCCTCGCCCGTCACCTCCGATGCGGTCATCAACCTCAACGCGGGCACGACCAGCACCGTCGCGGGCGCAAGCTTCACCATAACGCCGCAGACCACGGTGACCGCCCTCTATACAGGCGACGGCAACGACCTGCTCCTGGGCAGCGGCACGGACAACCTGCTCTCCAGCGGACGAGGCAACGACATCCTCTATGCAGGCTTCGGGAACAACACCCTGGACGGCGGCTCGGGATTCAACGTCGCGGTCATTCCCACCGACCTCATGGACAACACCTTTGTCCAGACCGCGACAAGCCGCCTCGTTGTGTCGTCGCTTGGGACCAACTCGCTCGACAACATCAGCATGCTGATGTTCAGGGACACTGCGATTGCCACGTCGTCCCTGCTGTTTCGCGACGCGGCCTCATCCAGCACAGCGGGGATCTTCGGCGTTTCCGCCTAG
- the cadR gene encoding Cd(II)/Pb(II)-responsive transcriptional regulator, with product MKIGDLAKRAGCTVETVRYYEREGLLPRPERGANNYRLYDASHLETLCFVRNCRALEMSLAEIGTLLRLKGMSGQDCGEVNIILDEHIEHVAERLAQLHQLQEQLVSLRRLCSRIESVDSCAILRELAESPDTDCQARTAQAGGPHVRGAH from the coding sequence ATGAAGATTGGAGACCTGGCCAAACGGGCTGGCTGCACCGTGGAGACGGTGCGCTACTACGAACGCGAGGGCTTGCTGCCCCGGCCCGAGCGCGGCGCCAACAACTACCGGCTCTACGACGCCTCCCACCTGGAGACCCTGTGCTTCGTGCGCAACTGCCGCGCCCTGGAGATGTCCCTGGCCGAAATCGGCACGCTGCTCCGGCTCAAGGGCATGTCCGGCCAGGACTGCGGCGAGGTGAACATCATCCTGGACGAGCACATCGAGCACGTGGCCGAGCGGCTCGCCCAGCTGCACCAGCTGCAGGAGCAGCTGGTGTCGCTCAGGCGGCTGTGCAGCCGCATCGAATCCGTTGATTCCTGCGCGATCCTTCGCGAACTGGCCGAGAGCCCGGATACCGATTGCCAGGCCCGCACCGCACAGGCCGGCGGGCCGCATGTGCGCGGAGCGCACTGA
- a CDS encoding HD-GYP domain-containing protein has product MLVSYDCGIKFDVYIRKGGNFFLFARHGELTDAHKHRLTEHNVDTLYIHSDDLPSYDAYIEQNFSNLLQDDAIPIDDRSELLYSYSLGLGKGLLQNEGMVQPRAEHRDKLLALADSTFEFIARRKGASKSIAGLLSHNYKTYSHCINVSIYVMLAMVKLGFDKRASRAVGVGAALHDIGKSRVPAAILDKPGRLTLEERDIINQHPIDGYEICRDMDLDDASIDCILQHHEKLDGSGYPGQAVRVPRHVRIVTVADIYDALTSTRPYSRAYNAFEAFKIITKDAEAGRLDKEVCKEFMLILTEGQIVAG; this is encoded by the coding sequence ATGCTGGTATCTTACGATTGCGGCATCAAGTTCGACGTCTATATCCGCAAGGGCGGAAACTTCTTCCTCTTCGCCCGCCACGGCGAGCTGACCGACGCCCACAAGCACCGCCTGACCGAACACAACGTGGATACCCTGTACATCCACTCAGACGACCTGCCCAGCTACGACGCCTACATCGAACAGAACTTCTCCAACCTGCTGCAAGACGACGCCATCCCCATCGACGACCGCTCCGAGCTCCTCTACAGCTACTCCCTGGGCCTGGGCAAAGGACTCTTGCAGAACGAAGGCATGGTGCAGCCCAGAGCGGAGCACCGCGACAAGCTGCTGGCGCTGGCGGACAGCACCTTCGAGTTCATCGCGCGGCGCAAGGGCGCGTCCAAGAGCATCGCCGGGCTGCTCTCGCACAACTATAAAACGTACAGCCACTGCATCAACGTCTCCATCTACGTGATGCTGGCCATGGTGAAGCTCGGCTTCGACAAGCGCGCCTCCAGGGCAGTGGGCGTTGGGGCGGCGCTGCACGACATCGGCAAATCCCGCGTCCCGGCGGCCATCCTGGACAAGCCCGGACGGCTCACCCTGGAAGAGCGCGACATCATAAACCAGCACCCCATCGACGGCTACGAGATCTGCCGCGACATGGACCTGGACGACGCCAGCATCGACTGCATCCTGCAACACCACGAGAAGCTGGACGGCTCCGGCTATCCGGGGCAGGCCGTGCGCGTGCCCCGGCACGTGCGCATCGTGACCGTGGCCGACATCTACGACGCGCTGACCTCCACCCGCCCCTACAGCAGGGCCTACAACGCCTTCGAAGCCTTCAAGATCATCACCAAGGACGCCGAAGCGGGCCGCCTGGACAAGGAGGTCTGCAAGGAGTTCATGCTGATCCTCACGGAAGGACAGATCGTCGCAGGGTAG
- a CDS encoding ABC transporter transmembrane domain-containing protein — MITALTCLKAVADSYGISFDIPSVAERYGLGEAEPAPEVLAAIAAEHGFEVSETTLGWVGLADFKAFPALALLENGNCVVLTGFLPGVEGGRALIADPLSRVPGPFELDRQSLEKSWGGTALVLTPRITHVNVRCLVLVARHHGLELSLEGLIHQYALEESEADMDLLVRMADEHGFKAERRRLDHDSLSGLGEAFPLLARLPEGRTVIIAGVDDERGTVQVVDPRTQPLRREEWPRERLISGWDGEAILLKRVYRLADETQPFGLRWFAPEVLRQGKTFLDVAVAALMLLVLGLAMPIYFQVVIDKVLVHGSLSTLQVLSLGMLLVLAFEAGFNFLRGYMMLHATSKIDVRIATRTFSKLLSLPMLFFGGSRAGVLIQHMQQVDKIREFLTGKLFFTLLDAAALVIFVPVLFFYSPLLASLVLGFSAALAVFMAVLIPVFKRRLQKLYKSEGDRQSFLVEAIRGMETVKSLSLEPSQRKKWDDKAAMAVGMRFGVGTISVGASVGTGLLEKLMALCIPWVGVFLVFDHQMTVGALIAFQMLAGRVSSPLVQIVSLLHEYQEKALSVRMLATIMNEPSEPRPSHGGMRPAVQGEVTFASVSFRYSPGAPPALDGVSVRFPAGAMVGVVGRSGSGKSTLGRLVQGLYTAGSGIVAIDGHDVREFDLAHLRRHIGVVLQENFLFSGTVRENIAIARPSATLSEIAWAARLAGAEEFIARLPQGFDTLLEENGSNLSGGQKQRLAIARALINHPKVLIFDEATSALDAESEEIIQNNLSRIAQGRTTIMISHRLSMLAGADLIVVMDQGRIVDAAPHADLLARCAIYRDLWRSQNRHILGTASATGS; from the coding sequence ATGATTACCGCGCTGACATGCCTCAAGGCCGTGGCCGACTCGTACGGGATCAGTTTCGACATCCCCTCGGTGGCCGAACGCTATGGCCTGGGCGAGGCCGAACCGGCCCCAGAGGTCCTGGCCGCCATCGCCGCCGAGCATGGCTTCGAGGTGTCCGAAACGACCCTGGGATGGGTCGGCCTGGCCGATTTCAAGGCCTTTCCCGCCCTTGCGCTCCTGGAAAACGGCAACTGCGTGGTGCTCACGGGTTTTCTTCCGGGGGTTGAGGGCGGCCGCGCCCTGATTGCCGACCCCCTCTCGCGCGTGCCCGGTCCGTTCGAACTGGACCGCCAGTCCCTGGAAAAAAGCTGGGGCGGAACGGCCCTGGTCCTTACCCCGCGCATCACCCACGTCAACGTGCGCTGCCTCGTCCTGGTGGCACGCCACCACGGCCTGGAGCTCTCCCTTGAGGGGCTGATCCACCAGTACGCGCTGGAGGAGTCCGAGGCGGACATGGACCTCCTGGTCCGCATGGCCGACGAACACGGGTTCAAGGCCGAACGCAGGCGCCTGGACCACGACAGCCTGTCCGGCCTGGGCGAAGCCTTCCCGCTGCTGGCCCGCCTCCCGGAAGGGCGCACGGTCATCATCGCCGGGGTGGACGACGAACGCGGAACCGTCCAGGTGGTCGATCCGCGCACGCAACCCCTGCGGCGCGAGGAGTGGCCACGCGAACGCCTTATCTCCGGGTGGGACGGCGAGGCGATTCTCCTCAAGCGCGTCTACCGCCTCGCCGACGAGACCCAGCCCTTCGGCCTGCGCTGGTTCGCGCCCGAGGTGCTGCGCCAGGGCAAGACCTTCCTGGACGTGGCCGTGGCCGCGCTGATGCTCCTGGTGCTCGGTTTGGCCATGCCCATCTACTTCCAGGTGGTCATCGACAAGGTGCTGGTCCACGGGAGCCTCTCCACCCTCCAGGTGCTGAGCCTGGGCATGCTGCTGGTGCTGGCTTTCGAGGCGGGATTCAACTTCCTGCGCGGCTACATGATGCTCCACGCCACCTCCAAAATCGACGTCCGCATCGCCACGCGAACGTTCTCCAAGCTCCTCAGCCTGCCCATGCTCTTCTTCGGGGGCAGCCGGGCGGGCGTGCTCATCCAGCACATGCAGCAGGTGGACAAGATCCGCGAATTCCTCACCGGCAAGCTCTTCTTCACCCTGCTGGACGCCGCCGCCCTGGTCATTTTCGTGCCGGTGCTCTTTTTCTACAGCCCGCTGCTGGCCTCGCTGGTGCTGGGCTTCTCCGCCGCGCTGGCGGTGTTCATGGCGGTGCTCATCCCCGTGTTCAAGCGCAGGCTGCAAAAGCTCTACAAGTCCGAGGGGGACCGCCAGTCGTTCCTCGTGGAGGCCATCCGGGGCATGGAGACCGTCAAATCCCTGTCCCTGGAGCCGTCGCAGCGCAAGAAGTGGGACGACAAGGCCGCCATGGCCGTGGGCATGCGCTTCGGAGTGGGCACGATATCCGTGGGGGCCTCGGTGGGCACCGGGCTTCTGGAGAAGCTCATGGCCCTCTGCATCCCCTGGGTCGGCGTGTTCCTGGTGTTCGACCACCAGATGACCGTGGGGGCGCTCATCGCCTTCCAGATGCTGGCGGGCCGGGTAAGCTCCCCACTGGTGCAGATCGTTTCGCTGCTGCACGAGTACCAGGAGAAGGCGCTCTCCGTGCGCATGCTCGCCACCATCATGAACGAACCTTCTGAGCCCAGGCCGTCCCACGGGGGGATGCGTCCCGCCGTGCAGGGCGAGGTCACCTTCGCGAGCGTCAGCTTCCGCTATTCCCCCGGCGCGCCCCCGGCCCTGGACGGGGTGAGCGTCCGCTTCCCTGCCGGAGCGATGGTCGGGGTCGTGGGCCGCAGCGGCTCCGGCAAGAGCACGCTGGGCAGGCTCGTCCAGGGGCTCTACACCGCCGGATCTGGCATCGTGGCCATCGACGGACACGATGTGCGCGAGTTCGACCTGGCGCACCTGCGCCGCCATATCGGCGTGGTGCTCCAGGAGAACTTCCTGTTCAGCGGGACCGTGCGGGAGAACATTGCCATCGCCAGGCCCTCCGCCACCCTGAGCGAGATCGCCTGGGCCGCGCGGCTGGCAGGAGCCGAAGAGTTCATCGCGCGTCTGCCCCAGGGCTTCGACACCCTGCTGGAGGAAAACGGCTCCAACCTCTCGGGCGGCCAGAAGCAACGCCTGGCCATTGCCCGCGCGCTGATCAACCACCCCAAGGTGCTCATCTTCGACGAAGCCACCAGCGCCCTGGACGCGGAGAGCGAAGAGATCATCCAGAACAACCTGAGCCGCATCGCCCAGGGCCGCACCACCATCATGATAAGCCACAGGCTGTCCATGCTCGCAGGCGCGGACCTCATCGTGGTCATGGACCAGGGACGCATCGTGGACGCCGCGCCCCACGCCGACCTGCTGGCGCGCTGCGCAATCTACCGGGACCTCTGGCGCAGCCAGAACCGCCACATCCTCGGCACCGCGTCCGCGACCGGCTCCTGA
- a CDS encoding HlyD family type I secretion periplasmic adaptor subunit gives MLPQINKHSGPPAKPPLREFHGFQPDAVEAELTPVPVCARWSLYLLALFVAAALLWASLAKVDRVVVAPGKITSRQEKLVVQPLEPSVIKEIHVSLGQRVEAGQVLVTLDPTFAEAGLEEQAKRHQSLQAAVWRLERETSGLNPPPPDVPQEEIAAQQALLDRRSEERASRLSVLDQSVRELQARLNTNASAMAQARKQIRLAQDMENMFREVFEKGASSRLEFMRAQSARIEAESQLLQLGNEALEVQQSLGKAVAEREGYVNAWRGAAMKELVETRRELDQTGERTRRAARIKELVTLRAPAPGIVLDLARKSVGSVADKTEPLVTLVPLDSTLEAEAEVAAADIGFIRENDPVRIKLDAFPFQRHGLVHGSVRSISPDAFEKNTAEGARLLYRIRVTADSTELRAVPKDFRVLPGMGLSAEIKVGDRRVITYLLYPIIRSLDETMREP, from the coding sequence ATGCTGCCCCAGATCAACAAGCACTCCGGCCCGCCCGCCAAGCCGCCCCTGCGAGAGTTCCACGGATTCCAGCCGGACGCCGTGGAGGCCGAGCTGACGCCCGTTCCCGTGTGCGCCAGATGGTCGCTCTATCTTCTGGCCCTGTTCGTGGCGGCCGCGCTCCTGTGGGCCTCGCTCGCCAAGGTGGACCGCGTGGTGGTCGCGCCTGGCAAGATCACCTCCAGGCAGGAAAAGCTCGTGGTCCAGCCCCTGGAACCTTCGGTAATCAAGGAAATTCACGTCAGCCTCGGGCAGCGCGTCGAGGCGGGGCAGGTCCTGGTGACCCTGGACCCCACCTTCGCCGAGGCGGGGCTCGAGGAGCAGGCCAAGCGCCACCAGAGTCTCCAGGCTGCGGTGTGGCGGCTGGAGCGCGAGACCTCCGGCCTCAATCCGCCGCCCCCGGACGTCCCACAGGAAGAGATCGCCGCGCAGCAGGCCCTCCTGGACAGGCGCAGTGAGGAACGCGCCTCCAGGCTCTCCGTGCTGGACCAGTCCGTCAGGGAGCTTCAGGCCAGACTGAACACCAACGCCTCGGCCATGGCTCAGGCCCGCAAGCAGATCCGCCTTGCCCAGGACATGGAGAACATGTTCCGGGAAGTCTTCGAGAAAGGAGCCAGCTCCCGGCTGGAGTTCATGCGTGCCCAGAGCGCCCGCATCGAGGCCGAATCCCAGCTGCTGCAACTGGGCAACGAGGCGCTGGAGGTCCAGCAGTCGCTGGGCAAGGCCGTGGCGGAGCGGGAAGGCTACGTGAACGCCTGGCGCGGGGCGGCCATGAAGGAGCTGGTGGAAACCCGGCGCGAGCTGGACCAGACCGGGGAGCGGACCCGCAGGGCGGCCCGCATCAAGGAACTGGTGACGCTGAGGGCTCCCGCCCCCGGCATCGTGCTCGATCTGGCGCGCAAGTCCGTGGGGTCCGTGGCCGACAAAACCGAGCCCCTGGTCACCCTGGTGCCCCTGGACTCCACCCTGGAGGCCGAGGCCGAGGTGGCGGCGGCGGACATCGGCTTCATCCGCGAGAACGACCCCGTGCGCATCAAGCTGGACGCGTTCCCGTTCCAGCGCCACGGGCTTGTCCACGGGAGCGTGCGCAGCATAAGCCCTGACGCGTTCGAGAAGAACACCGCCGAGGGCGCACGGCTGCTGTACCGCATCCGGGTGACCGCAGACTCAACTGAGCTTCGGGCCGTGCCCAAGGACTTCCGGGTATTGCCTGGCATGGGCCTGTCCGCCGAGATCAAGGTCGGCGACCGGCGGGTGATCACGTACCTGCTCTACCCCATCATCCGGTCGCTGGACGAAACCATGCGGGAGCCCTGA
- a CDS encoding HD domain-containing phosphohydrolase: MANRILFVDDEQKILDSFMLNLKRRYDIHLALGPGEALAKIASDGPFQVVVSDYKMPGMNGVELLSKVMAVSPKTVRIMLTGHADMDVSIAAVNSGQVFRFLTKPCSMELLTSAIDAALEQNRLLNLEKDLLRNTLLGSINVIVEILSLVNPLAFGRSDRIRRLVMELTKSLKLPNSSKYELAALLSQIGCVTVPEEILVKRYSGQGLSPEEQHAFDRGIRTTSALIKKIPRLEEVGDIILCQLDSPSLEVEGTLGARLLLLALDYDDLTLAGKSGEDALRELQKRPQRYGAPLLAALEKLLAGEDCHRIMDLRLAGLEPGMILARDVRAMDGTLMLSRGLVITSFILDRLLSLSDTLPIHEPIHVISPDSKGCVHP, encoded by the coding sequence ATGGCCAACAGAATCCTTTTTGTCGACGACGAGCAGAAAATCCTGGATTCGTTCATGCTGAACCTCAAGCGGCGCTACGACATCCACCTGGCGCTCGGCCCCGGGGAGGCGCTCGCCAAGATCGCTTCGGACGGCCCGTTTCAAGTGGTGGTTTCCGACTACAAAATGCCCGGCATGAACGGCGTGGAGCTGCTTTCGAAGGTGATGGCCGTCTCGCCCAAAACCGTCCGCATCATGCTGACCGGCCACGCGGACATGGATGTCTCGATTGCGGCGGTCAACTCCGGGCAGGTGTTCCGGTTCCTGACCAAGCCCTGCTCCATGGAGTTGCTCACGAGCGCGATTGACGCGGCACTCGAACAGAACCGCCTGCTCAACCTGGAAAAGGATCTCCTGCGCAACACCTTGCTTGGCAGCATCAACGTCATCGTCGAGATTCTCTCGCTCGTGAATCCGCTGGCCTTTGGCAGGTCTGACCGCATCCGCCGCCTGGTGATGGAGCTGACCAAGTCGCTCAAACTGCCCAACTCAAGCAAGTACGAGCTTGCCGCGCTCCTGTCGCAGATCGGCTGCGTGACCGTGCCGGAGGAAATCCTGGTGAAGCGCTATTCAGGGCAAGGATTGAGCCCGGAGGAGCAGCACGCCTTCGACCGGGGCATCAGGACGACGTCCGCGCTCATCAAGAAGATCCCCAGGCTTGAGGAGGTGGGGGACATCATCCTGTGCCAGCTGGATTCGCCCTCCCTGGAGGTAGAGGGGACGCTTGGCGCAAGACTCCTGCTGCTGGCGCTGGACTACGACGACCTGACCCTGGCCGGGAAAAGCGGGGAGGACGCCCTGCGCGAGCTTCAGAAGAGACCCCAGCGTTACGGCGCGCCGCTTCTGGCCGCCCTTGAGAAACTCCTTGCCGGGGAAGACTGCCACCGGATCATGGACCTGCGGCTCGCAGGGTTGGAGCCGGGCATGATCCTGGCCAGGGATGTGCGGGCCATGGACGGCACACTCATGCTTTCCCGGGGGCTTGTGATAACTTCTTTCATCCTGGACCGTCTGCTTTCGCTGTCGGACACATTGCCAATACACGAACCCATCCACGTGATCTCGCCGGATTCGAAGGGGTGCGTACACCCCTGA
- a CDS encoding heavy metal translocating P-type ATPase, translating to MSSLTFRVKDMDCADEIAILTRALLPLVGEESRLGFDIMARRLKVDATGLLVGEKQITKAIEATGMKAEPVAEAIGACACCGGSCSERGSFWERRGREVLCAVSGLLWAAGLGLMMAEHGSALAAFRESASAPLAAKALWILAALCGVWHVLPKAAYSLRTLRPDMNLLMVLAVSGAMVIGEYSEGASVAFLFALANQLEAWSVGRARNAVQALMSLAPDKALVLAPLTTTPVETPVEAVPAGTRILVRPGDRIPLDGVVRSGASAVDQSPITGESMPVAKAAGDEVFAGTINAEGALEVETTRPASQSTLARIMRMVEDAQSRRAKAVQWVEKFAAVYTPVMVGVSLLFAVVPPLFFGGAWDKWFYEALVILVISCPCALVISTPVSIVAALASAARNGVLVKGGVFLEVPATLTALALDKTGTLTHGRPSVTGVISLNGTTEQELLGIAAALESRSSHPVAQAVMRHAAANGVSLAQVEDAQARPGLGAQGVIGGAAHFIGNLRFLEESGNAPGTPELAQALERLDRSAATVVLVWTGGRVLGLMAVEDKVRPQAKAALAELQSLGVDSIVMLTGDNARTAAKIAAQTGVTGYRSDLMPEDKTRVVEEMVASGRRVGMVGDGVNDAPALAASHLGIAMGSIGTDVAIETADVALMSDDLSKLPWLIRHSRRTMGVIKANIWFALGIKGVFLAMAVFQVATLWTAILADLGTSLLVIFNGLRLLQIRR from the coding sequence ATGAGCTCTCTGACGTTTCGCGTAAAGGACATGGACTGCGCAGATGAAATCGCCATACTCACCCGGGCGCTCCTGCCCCTGGTGGGGGAGGAGTCCAGGCTCGGTTTCGACATCATGGCGCGCAGGCTGAAGGTTGACGCCACCGGCCTTCTGGTGGGCGAGAAACAGATAACCAAGGCCATCGAGGCCACGGGGATGAAGGCTGAGCCAGTGGCCGAGGCCATCGGAGCCTGCGCCTGCTGCGGTGGCTCGTGCTCCGAAAGGGGCAGCTTCTGGGAGCGCCGGGGGCGCGAGGTGCTCTGCGCTGTCAGCGGGCTTCTCTGGGCCGCAGGACTTGGCCTGATGATGGCGGAGCACGGCTCCGCGCTGGCCGCGTTCCGGGAGAGCGCCTCCGCGCCGCTGGCCGCCAAGGCCCTGTGGATTCTGGCGGCGCTGTGCGGCGTGTGGCACGTGCTGCCCAAGGCCGCCTATTCGCTGCGCACGCTCCGGCCAGACATGAACCTGCTCATGGTGCTGGCCGTGTCCGGGGCAATGGTCATCGGTGAATACTCCGAAGGGGCCTCCGTAGCCTTCCTGTTCGCCCTGGCCAACCAGCTGGAGGCCTGGAGCGTGGGCCGCGCCCGCAATGCGGTCCAGGCGCTCATGAGCCTGGCCCCGGACAAGGCGCTGGTGCTCGCGCCGCTTACGACCACCCCGGTGGAGACGCCGGTGGAGGCCGTGCCCGCCGGAACGCGCATCCTGGTGCGGCCCGGCGACCGCATCCCCCTGGACGGCGTGGTGCGCTCGGGCGCTTCCGCCGTGGACCAGTCGCCCATTACCGGCGAGTCCATGCCCGTGGCCAAGGCGGCCGGGGACGAGGTCTTCGCGGGCACGATAAACGCCGAGGGCGCGCTGGAGGTGGAGACCACCCGGCCCGCGTCCCAGTCCACCCTGGCCCGCATCATGCGCATGGTGGAGGACGCCCAGTCCAGGCGCGCCAAGGCCGTGCAATGGGTGGAGAAGTTCGCCGCCGTGTACACGCCGGTGATGGTTGGAGTCTCGTTGCTGTTCGCTGTGGTTCCGCCGCTCTTTTTCGGCGGGGCCTGGGACAAGTGGTTCTACGAGGCGCTGGTGATCCTGGTGATCTCCTGCCCGTGCGCCCTGGTGATCTCCACCCCGGTGAGCATCGTGGCGGCCCTGGCCTCGGCGGCCCGCAATGGCGTGCTGGTCAAGGGCGGGGTGTTTCTGGAGGTGCCGGCCACGCTTACCGCGCTGGCCCTGGACAAGACCGGGACGCTCACCCACGGCAGGCCCTCCGTCACCGGCGTGATCTCCCTGAACGGCACGACCGAGCAGGAGTTGCTGGGCATCGCGGCGGCCCTGGAGTCGCGCAGCAGCCATCCCGTGGCCCAGGCCGTGATGCGCCACGCCGCCGCCAATGGCGTGTCTTTGGCCCAGGTGGAGGACGCCCAGGCCAGGCCGGGGCTTGGCGCGCAGGGCGTCATCGGCGGAGCGGCGCACTTCATCGGCAACCTGCGCTTCCTGGAGGAATCCGGCAACGCACCCGGCACGCCCGAGCTTGCGCAGGCCCTGGAGCGTCTCGACCGCTCCGCCGCCACCGTGGTGCTGGTGTGGACCGGGGGCAGGGTGCTTGGGCTCATGGCCGTGGAGGACAAGGTGCGCCCGCAGGCTAAGGCCGCGCTGGCGGAGCTTCAGAGCCTGGGCGTGGACTCCATCGTCATGCTCACCGGGGACAACGCCAGGACCGCCGCGAAGATCGCCGCGCAGACCGGGGTGACCGGGTACCGCTCTGATCTTATGCCCGAGGACAAGACCCGCGTGGTGGAGGAGATGGTGGCATCAGGCAGGCGGGTGGGCATGGTGGGCGACGGAGTGAATGACGCCCCGGCCCTGGCCGCCTCGCACCTGGGCATCGCCATGGGCTCCATCGGCACGGACGTGGCCATCGAGACCGCCGACGTGGCGCTCATGTCCGACGACCTCTCCAAGCTGCCCTGGCTCATCCGGCACTCGCGCCGCACCATGGGGGTCATCAAGGCCAACATCTGGTTCGCCCTGGGGATCAAGGGGGTGTTCCTGGCCATGGCCGTGTTCCAGGTGGCCACGCTCTGGACCGCGATCCTGGCGGACCTGGGCACGTCGCTGCTGGTGATCTTCAATGGGCTGCGCCTGTTGCAGATCAGGCGTTAG